In Fundidesulfovibrio putealis DSM 16056, a genomic segment contains:
- a CDS encoding endonuclease MutS2 — MHSRALVQLEFPKVLAHLSRLAVSEPGAEACLALSPMESPAALSAAQELLRQGLACAVETGLRVQAFPALDGVFQYLSQAHRTLDADGLWAVREVLDAARILRDHFESSREPLRWPTLADTVLSCVWPQRLHPALKRCLSKDGGLRDESSPELFSVRQEIRRIHQRCTTQVKDFVSKEGLALFLQDDYMTISSDRYVLPVKTNFKGRIQGILHDYSQTGETCYVEPLFLVEVNNRLQELKREEREEELKVLQFLTGLCRAEEDELHGVYTLSVDIDVLLAKAALSGLLDGQVPSVGGEGSVELFAARHPLLALSEPGKARPVDILLKPDQRALIISGANAAGKTVCLKTLGLNAVMALSGLPIPVKEGSRLPFWTDVSVFMGDEQSLEDHLSTFTAQISHLSRSWPDLGPDSLVLLDEFGAGTDPSQGAALAQAVVDKLLEKGAFVAAATHFPALKAYGLTKPGVRSASMLFDPRSKKPLYVLAYDQVGASVALDVARDCGLDEGVLDQAQKYLLLGGEDSAKLFERLNELALERELEIQALGRERLKLEEKRRKLAENFEKERKVLLDELRAQARTLLRQAETEKIGRKQAMKELAETRKAVEKLGAGETQGASAPSWSWEDSKPGDQVRLKGWDKSGTVREKDDKRRALKVDMGGVSLWAAFEDVTPVHGSGQQAASAPPPVSGKKAKAAAQLSGTAPSGEEGKPSTGPTLVLDIRGMRAEEAVADLSSFLDKAILRGVSSLEIVHGRGTGALRREVHAFLKDFPAVASFAVAAEDRGGDGMTMVELK, encoded by the coding sequence ATGCATTCCCGCGCCCTCGTTCAGCTCGAATTTCCCAAAGTCCTGGCCCACCTGTCCCGGCTCGCCGTGAGCGAACCCGGAGCCGAGGCCTGCCTTGCGCTGTCCCCCATGGAGAGCCCTGCCGCGCTGTCTGCCGCCCAGGAGCTGCTGCGCCAGGGCCTGGCCTGCGCAGTGGAAACCGGCCTTCGCGTCCAGGCCTTTCCCGCCCTGGACGGCGTCTTCCAGTATCTTTCCCAGGCGCACCGCACCCTGGACGCCGACGGCCTGTGGGCCGTGCGCGAGGTGCTGGACGCAGCCAGGATTCTTCGCGACCACTTCGAATCCTCCCGCGAGCCTTTGCGCTGGCCCACCCTGGCCGACACGGTGCTCTCCTGCGTCTGGCCCCAGCGCCTGCACCCCGCGCTGAAACGCTGCCTCTCCAAGGACGGCGGCCTGCGCGACGAATCGAGCCCCGAGCTCTTCTCCGTGCGCCAGGAGATCAGGCGCATCCATCAACGCTGCACCACCCAGGTCAAGGACTTCGTCTCCAAGGAGGGGCTCGCCCTGTTCCTGCAGGACGACTACATGACCATCTCCTCGGACCGCTACGTGCTGCCCGTGAAGACCAACTTCAAGGGGCGCATCCAGGGCATCCTGCACGACTACTCCCAGACCGGCGAGACCTGCTACGTGGAGCCGTTGTTCCTGGTGGAGGTCAACAACCGCCTCCAGGAGCTCAAGCGCGAGGAGCGCGAGGAGGAGCTGAAGGTCCTCCAGTTCCTCACGGGCCTGTGCCGCGCCGAGGAAGACGAGCTGCACGGAGTGTACACCCTGTCCGTGGACATCGACGTGCTGCTGGCCAAGGCCGCGCTATCCGGCCTGCTGGACGGGCAGGTGCCGTCCGTGGGCGGCGAGGGCTCCGTGGAACTTTTCGCGGCGCGCCATCCCCTGCTGGCCCTGTCCGAGCCGGGCAAGGCCCGCCCTGTGGATATTCTCCTGAAGCCCGACCAGCGCGCGCTCATCATCAGCGGAGCCAACGCCGCAGGCAAGACCGTGTGCCTGAAGACTCTGGGCCTGAACGCCGTCATGGCCCTTTCCGGCCTGCCGATCCCCGTGAAAGAGGGAAGCCGCCTGCCGTTCTGGACGGACGTCTCGGTGTTCATGGGCGACGAACAGAGCCTGGAAGACCATCTCTCCACCTTCACCGCGCAGATCAGCCACCTGAGCCGCTCCTGGCCGGACCTTGGCCCGGACTCGCTTGTGCTGCTGGACGAGTTCGGCGCGGGCACCGATCCCTCGCAGGGCGCGGCCCTGGCCCAGGCAGTGGTGGACAAGCTTTTGGAAAAGGGCGCTTTCGTGGCTGCGGCCACGCACTTTCCCGCGCTCAAGGCCTACGGGCTCACCAAGCCGGGCGTGCGCTCGGCGTCCATGCTCTTCGACCCGCGCAGCAAGAAGCCCCTGTACGTGCTGGCCTACGACCAGGTGGGCGCGTCCGTGGCCCTGGACGTGGCGCGCGACTGCGGCCTGGACGAGGGAGTGCTGGATCAGGCCCAGAAGTACCTGCTGCTTGGCGGCGAGGATTCGGCCAAGCTCTTCGAGCGGCTGAACGAGCTGGCCCTGGAGCGCGAGCTGGAGATTCAGGCTTTGGGCCGCGAGCGCCTCAAGCTGGAAGAGAAGCGCCGCAAGCTGGCGGAAAATTTTGAGAAGGAGCGCAAGGTCCTTCTGGACGAGTTGCGCGCCCAGGCCCGCACCCTGCTGCGCCAGGCCGAGACCGAGAAAATCGGGCGCAAGCAGGCCATGAAGGAACTGGCCGAAACCCGCAAGGCCGTGGAAAAGCTCGGCGCGGGTGAAACCCAGGGGGCTTCCGCCCCGTCCTGGTCATGGGAGGACTCCAAGCCCGGCGACCAGGTGCGCCTGAAGGGGTGGGACAAATCAGGGACCGTGCGCGAAAAGGACGACAAGCGCCGCGCCCTCAAGGTGGACATGGGGGGCGTCAGCCTCTGGGCCGCTTTCGAGGACGTGACCCCGGTCCATGGCTCCGGCCAGCAGGCTGCGTCTGCCCCGCCTCCCGTGTCCGGCAAGAAGGCCAAGGCCGCAGCGCAGCTGTCCGGCACGGCTCCGTCAGGCGAAGAGGGCAAGCCTTCCACTGGGCCGACGCTGGTGCTGGACATTCGCGGCATGCGCGCCGAGGAGGCCGTCGCGGACCTCTCCAGCTTTCTGGACAAGGCCATCCTGCGCGGCGTCAGCAGCCTGGAGATCGTCCACGGGCGCGGCACCGGTGCGCTTCGGCGCGAGGTGCACGCCTTCCTCAAGGACTTCCCCGCCGTGGCGTCGTTCGCCGTGGCCGCCGAGGATCGCGGCGGCGACGGAATGACCATGGTGGAACTGAAATAA
- a CDS encoding GatB/YqeY domain-containing protein, producing the protein MNLQEKIEKDFLAAYKAKEEVRVAVLRMLKTAAKNRQVELLRPLTDEEMLEVIARQVKQRQESIVSFRQAGRNEMADREEAEMAELKGYLPTQLTAEETAAAVDAAIAETGATSVKQMGMVMQAVMGKHKGRIDGKAVGELVKARLSA; encoded by the coding sequence ATGAATCTCCAAGAAAAAATCGAAAAAGACTTTCTGGCTGCCTATAAGGCCAAGGAAGAGGTTCGGGTGGCCGTCTTGAGGATGCTCAAGACGGCTGCCAAGAACCGCCAGGTGGAGCTGTTGCGTCCCCTCACCGACGAGGAGATGCTTGAAGTGATCGCCCGGCAGGTCAAGCAGCGCCAGGAGTCCATCGTCTCGTTCCGCCAGGCTGGCCGCAACGAGATGGCCGACCGTGAGGAGGCCGAAATGGCCGAACTCAAGGGCTATCTCCCCACCCAGCTCACTGCCGAGGAGACCGCCGCAGCCGTGGACGCAGCCATTGCCGAAACGGGCGCGACCTCCGTCAAGCAGATGGGCATGGTGATGCAGGCGGTCATGGGCAAGCACAAGGGGCGCATCGACGGCAAGGCTGTCGGCGAACTGGTCAAGGCCCGGCTGTCGGCCTGA
- the rpsU gene encoding 30S ribosomal protein S21, whose amino-acid sequence MPGVYLEESDNFDISLRRFKKQVEKAGVLSELKKRQHYEKPSVMRKKKKAAARKRLLKKMRKINQM is encoded by the coding sequence TTGCCCGGTGTTTACCTTGAAGAATCTGACAACTTCGACATCTCCCTGCGTCGTTTCAAGAAGCAGGTGGAAAAGGCCGGCGTTCTCTCCGAGCTGAAAAAACGTCAGCACTATGAAAAGCCGAGTGTCATGCGCAAGAAGAAGAAGGCTGCCGCCCGCAAGCGTCTGCTCAAGAAGATGCGCAAGATCAACCAAATGTAA
- a CDS encoding HU family DNA-binding protein, which yields MTKADLVVKIAEKAGITKANAERALNAFLEAVEATLVSDGKLTLTGFGTFMVEERQARTGRNPRTGAEINIPASKVVKFRPGKLLKDAVK from the coding sequence ATGACGAAGGCTGATCTGGTAGTGAAAATCGCTGAGAAGGCCGGCATCACCAAGGCCAACGCCGAACGCGCCCTGAACGCCTTCCTGGAGGCTGTTGAGGCCACTCTGGTTTCCGACGGGAAACTGACCCTGACTGGCTTCGGCACCTTCATGGTGGAAGAGCGCCAGGCCCGCACTGGCCGCAACCCCCGCACTGGCGCGGAAATCAACATCCCCGCCTCCAAGGTGGTGAAGTTCCGCCCCGGCAAGCTGCTGAAAGACGCAGTAAAGTAG
- the rsmA gene encoding 16S rRNA (adenine(1518)-N(6)/adenine(1519)-N(6))-dimethyltransferase RsmA: MSQPTFNRPKRSLGQNFLTDANVARRIVDSLRIRPGDTVLEIGPGRGALTGFFMESGAGRVLALEKDCDLAAELAKRWPELGVVNADAMQFPWERLDRLPSVRIVGNLPYNVASPIMWDIARRATRFERAVFMVQLEVAERIVARTRTGDYGGLSVWLQSFVRAEKLFKVGPGVFHPKPKVDSAVVSFTPKPLSERPDEPERFAGFIKRLFGMRRKQLGRILGPDLSVSGREYLDSEGLGATSRPEELSPGVMYNLWKTLG; encoded by the coding sequence GTGAGTCAGCCCACTTTCAACAGGCCCAAACGCAGCCTCGGGCAGAACTTCCTGACCGACGCCAACGTGGCCCGGCGCATCGTGGATTCCCTGCGGATTCGTCCCGGCGACACGGTGCTGGAGATCGGTCCGGGCCGGGGCGCGCTCACGGGCTTTTTCATGGAGTCCGGGGCGGGGAGGGTGCTGGCGCTGGAGAAGGACTGCGACCTTGCTGCGGAGCTGGCGAAACGCTGGCCGGAGCTTGGCGTGGTGAACGCCGACGCCATGCAGTTCCCCTGGGAGCGCCTGGACAGGCTCCCCTCCGTGCGCATTGTGGGCAATCTTCCGTACAACGTGGCCTCGCCCATCATGTGGGACATCGCCCGGCGCGCCACGCGTTTTGAGCGCGCGGTGTTCATGGTGCAGCTTGAGGTGGCGGAGCGGATAGTGGCCAGGACGCGCACCGGGGATTACGGTGGTCTGAGCGTATGGCTGCAAAGTTTCGTGCGGGCCGAGAAGCTTTTCAAGGTGGGACCAGGTGTTTTCCACCCCAAACCCAAGGTGGACTCCGCCGTGGTCTCCTTTACGCCGAAGCCGCTATCTGAAAGGCCGGACGAACCGGAGCGTTTCGCAGGGTTCATCAAGCGGCTGTTCGGAATGCGAAGAAAACAGCTGGGACGAATTCTTGGTCCGGACTTATCGGTTTCTGGAAGAGAATATCTAGATTCAGAAGGTCTTGGAGCCACCAGCAGGCCTGAGGAGCTTTCGCCGGGAGTCATGTATAACCTCTGGAAAACCCTCGGATAA
- a CDS encoding O-acetylhomoserine aminocarboxypropyltransferase/cysteine synthase family protein: MSAKQPGIETLALHAGQTPDSQTRSRAVPIYQTTSFTFRDTEHAANLFALKEFGFIYSRIMNPTNDVLENRLAAMHGAAAGLVTASGMSAIFYAVAAITQAGQNIVSGSNLYGGTVTLFAHTLKRFGIEVRFVDSSDPANFAKAIDENTRLVFTESIGNPRCNVDDLEAIARVAHEHGLPLIVDNTVSPPPILNPFDFGADICVYSLTKLIGGHGTSIGGAIVEKGSFDWSANGKYPEITEPDPTYNGVSFFKSFCGLDESTLKCMAYLLKVRCGLLRDTGACLAPQNAFLILQGVETLPLRARAHCENAMAVASWLEKHPAVTFVNYAALPGHPDHQRAMKYFPNGPGAVFGFGVKGGLEAGRKFIEAVKLCSHLANILDAKTLVIHPASTTHSQLTPQEQLNAGVPPDLVRISVGLETAEDIIADLDQALAASQA, from the coding sequence ATGAGCGCCAAGCAACCCGGCATAGAGACCCTGGCACTGCACGCGGGGCAGACCCCGGACAGCCAGACCCGCTCCAGGGCCGTCCCCATCTACCAGACCACCTCGTTCACATTCCGCGACACCGAGCACGCAGCGAACCTCTTCGCGCTGAAGGAGTTCGGATTCATCTATTCGCGCATCATGAACCCCACCAACGACGTGCTGGAGAACCGTCTGGCCGCCATGCACGGAGCCGCCGCCGGGCTGGTGACTGCTTCGGGCATGTCAGCCATCTTCTACGCCGTGGCGGCCATCACCCAGGCCGGGCAGAACATCGTGTCAGGCTCGAACCTCTACGGCGGCACGGTGACGCTGTTCGCCCACACCCTCAAGCGCTTCGGCATCGAGGTGCGCTTCGTGGATTCGTCCGACCCGGCCAACTTCGCCAAGGCCATCGACGAGAATACGCGCCTCGTCTTCACCGAGTCCATCGGCAACCCGCGCTGCAACGTGGACGACCTGGAGGCCATCGCCCGCGTGGCCCACGAGCACGGCCTGCCGCTTATCGTGGACAACACCGTGTCCCCCCCGCCCATCCTGAATCCCTTCGATTTCGGGGCCGACATCTGCGTGTACTCGCTCACCAAGCTGATCGGCGGGCACGGCACCTCCATCGGCGGGGCCATCGTGGAGAAGGGCAGCTTCGACTGGTCCGCGAACGGGAAATATCCCGAGATCACCGAGCCCGATCCCACCTATAACGGCGTGAGCTTCTTCAAGAGCTTCTGCGGCCTGGACGAGAGCACGCTCAAGTGCATGGCCTACCTGCTCAAGGTGCGCTGCGGCCTGCTGCGCGACACCGGCGCGTGCCTGGCGCCCCAGAACGCCTTTCTGATCCTGCAAGGCGTCGAGACTCTGCCGCTTCGCGCCAGGGCGCACTGCGAAAACGCCATGGCCGTGGCCTCCTGGCTGGAAAAGCACCCGGCAGTGACGTTCGTGAACTACGCGGCCCTGCCCGGCCATCCGGACCACCAGCGGGCCATGAAATACTTCCCGAACGGCCCGGGCGCGGTGTTCGGCTTCGGCGTCAAGGGCGGCCTGGAGGCCGGGCGCAAGTTCATCGAGGCAGTGAAGCTGTGTTCGCATCTGGCCAACATCCTGGACGCCAAGACCCTGGTGATCCATCCTGCCTCCACCACCCACTCGCAGCTGACCCCCCAGGAGCAGCTGAACGCGGGCGTGCCACCGGATCTTGTACGCATCTCCGTGGGCCTGGAGACAGCCGAGGACATCATCGCCGATCTGGATCAGGCTCTGGCGGCGAGCCAGGCGTGA
- a CDS encoding FAD-dependent oxidoreductase, protein MPAPPPEQDWFLPEKSREQLKALFVDMLHPVNLHIFTLPGTGDVFNEYLRRFSTDIARVCDKIILHQHRIGDDDARKWGVTYSPTVLLEPERYRIRFVGAPMGEEGRSFLAALLMVSQRESGLTDATKDILKALDEERTVKVFASPTCPYCPPQAVNAFRCAVERPDLVSVWCVETGQMVELAQRYNVGSVPHTVFNEKLTVLGLEPETRFAMELVTLKDMQAELLAPKHQPGETVSVDCLILGAGPAGLTAGIYAGRAGLKTLILEKDTIGGQVAVTPVVENYPGFSNIPGLALMEVMAAQARQYCEILPEEPVSLSAGEAGVTAATASITIKAKVLLIATGAKWRKLEVPGETEYFGHGVNYCATCDGYLYKGRTVLVVGGGNTALTDALYLKNLGVNVALVHRRGEFRAEKHLVDSVERENIPLHLNCVVEAILGDVKVTAVRARSVTTGEVKDIPTDGVFIAIGETPNSEVAARLGCVLTPEGNIVVDSDMRTNVPRVYAAGDVTGGVRQIITAVGQGGTAALKIFEDMAREHP, encoded by the coding sequence ATGCCAGCCCCCCCCCCCGAACAGGACTGGTTCCTGCCGGAAAAAAGCCGGGAGCAGCTGAAAGCCCTCTTCGTGGACATGCTCCACCCGGTAAATCTGCACATCTTCACCCTGCCCGGAACCGGAGACGTGTTCAACGAATACCTGCGGCGCTTCAGCACCGATATCGCCCGTGTCTGCGACAAGATCATCCTGCACCAGCACCGCATCGGAGACGACGACGCCAGGAAGTGGGGTGTCACCTACTCGCCCACGGTGCTCCTGGAGCCGGAGCGCTACCGCATTCGGTTCGTGGGCGCGCCCATGGGCGAGGAAGGACGCAGCTTCCTTGCGGCACTGCTGATGGTCTCCCAACGGGAATCGGGGCTCACCGACGCCACCAAGGACATCCTGAAAGCCCTGGACGAGGAGCGCACCGTCAAGGTGTTCGCCTCCCCCACCTGTCCCTACTGCCCGCCCCAGGCGGTCAACGCCTTCCGTTGCGCCGTGGAACGCCCCGACCTTGTGAGCGTCTGGTGCGTGGAGACGGGGCAGATGGTGGAGCTTGCCCAGCGCTACAACGTGGGCAGCGTGCCCCACACCGTCTTCAACGAGAAGCTGACCGTGCTCGGCCTGGAGCCGGAGACCCGCTTCGCCATGGAGCTCGTCACGTTGAAAGACATGCAGGCCGAGCTTCTGGCCCCCAAGCATCAGCCCGGCGAAACCGTCAGCGTGGACTGCCTGATCCTGGGCGCTGGCCCAGCCGGGCTGACTGCCGGAATCTACGCCGGGCGCGCAGGCCTGAAGACGCTCATCCTGGAGAAGGACACCATCGGCGGACAGGTTGCCGTGACCCCGGTGGTGGAGAACTACCCGGGTTTCTCCAACATTCCGGGCCTGGCCCTCATGGAGGTCATGGCGGCGCAGGCGCGCCAGTACTGCGAGATTCTTCCCGAGGAGCCCGTCAGCCTGAGCGCGGGAGAAGCGGGGGTCACGGCGGCCACGGCGTCCATCACCATCAAGGCCAAAGTTTTGCTGATCGCCACCGGGGCCAAGTGGCGCAAGCTGGAAGTCCCCGGCGAGACCGAATACTTCGGCCACGGCGTGAACTATTGCGCCACCTGCGACGGGTATCTCTACAAAGGGCGCACCGTGCTGGTGGTGGGGGGCGGCAACACGGCGCTCACCGACGCGTTGTATCTCAAGAACCTGGGCGTGAACGTGGCCCTGGTGCACCGGCGCGGGGAGTTCCGGGCGGAGAAACATCTGGTGGATTCCGTCGAACGCGAGAACATCCCCCTGCACCTGAACTGCGTGGTGGAGGCCATCCTGGGAGACGTGAAGGTGACCGCCGTGCGAGCGCGGTCCGTGACTACCGGCGAGGTGAAGGATATCCCCACGGACGGCGTGTTCATCGCCATCGGCGAGACCCCCAACTCCGAGGTGGCCGCACGCCTGGGCTGCGTCCTCACCCCGGAGGGCAACATCGTGGTGGACTCAGACATGCGCACCAACGTGCCCCGCGTGTACGCGGCGGGCGACGTGACCGGCGGCGTGCGCCAGATCATCACGGCTGTGGGCCAGGGGGGCACGGCTGCGCTGAAGATCTTCGAGGATATGGCCAGGGAGCACCCCTGA
- a CDS encoding sigma-54 interaction domain-containing protein, with protein MLDKLLQYTRAIFEDLDTKALQRRFLDGLLAAQNVERGSLWVKRGGVIACIEAAGEQSDQILGVEIPADKPSVVGWVIENARMTIAEPVKDPRHYKEMEDGLEAKSTLILCYPLVLRDGTVYGAVELIDTSSRGSRLNLRADFLELLEHLVAVGAIALGQALAFDNLGRECRGLKSALERFRGQPPLVGRSQVVRDAFKKACSYARTDYPVLITGESGTGKELFAQAVHQASTRKDKPFFVQNCSAIPETLLESELFGYKKGAFTGADRDKAGLFENADGGTVFLDEIGDMAPALQAKILRLIQNSEVKPLGGAATRTVDVRIVSATNKDLRQAIEEGEFREDLFYRLNVLPLELPPLRERAEDIPELLDYFIRRDCLRLGLPPKRIAAPARARLQGYAWKGNIREMENLVKYILTVTEGDVIEERDLPAHIVGEQAGCAPRAGSRQAGAGADTPQDFPDAPDVPGAPGCGLGLSGMTWDQLERAYTLELLEKHKWNITKAASSAGVNRSTFDSRLKKLGITKE; from the coding sequence ATGCTCGACAAGCTGTTGCAGTATACCCGCGCCATATTCGAGGACCTGGACACCAAGGCTCTTCAGCGCCGCTTCCTGGACGGGCTGCTGGCGGCCCAGAACGTGGAGCGCGGCTCGCTGTGGGTGAAGCGGGGCGGCGTCATCGCCTGCATCGAGGCCGCAGGCGAGCAGAGCGATCAGATCCTGGGTGTGGAGATCCCCGCCGACAAACCGAGCGTGGTGGGCTGGGTGATCGAAAACGCCCGCATGACCATCGCCGAGCCCGTCAAGGACCCCCGCCACTACAAGGAGATGGAGGACGGGCTGGAGGCCAAGAGCACGCTCATCCTGTGCTATCCGCTGGTGCTGCGCGACGGCACGGTCTACGGCGCGGTGGAGCTGATCGACACCTCGTCGCGGGGCAGCCGCCTCAACCTGCGCGCAGACTTCCTGGAACTGCTGGAGCATCTGGTGGCCGTTGGGGCCATCGCGCTTGGGCAGGCCCTGGCCTTCGACAACCTCGGGCGCGAGTGCCGGGGCTTGAAGTCCGCGCTGGAGCGTTTTCGCGGCCAGCCGCCGCTGGTGGGGCGCTCCCAGGTGGTGCGAGACGCCTTCAAGAAGGCCTGCTCCTACGCCCGCACAGATTATCCCGTGCTCATTACCGGCGAATCCGGCACCGGCAAGGAGCTTTTCGCCCAGGCGGTTCATCAGGCCAGCACGCGAAAGGACAAGCCGTTTTTCGTGCAGAACTGCTCGGCCATCCCTGAGACTCTTCTTGAGAGCGAACTGTTCGGCTACAAGAAAGGAGCCTTCACCGGCGCGGACCGCGACAAGGCCGGGCTGTTCGAGAACGCCGATGGCGGCACGGTCTTCCTGGACGAGATAGGCGACATGGCTCCGGCGCTTCAGGCCAAGATCCTGCGCCTCATCCAGAACAGCGAGGTCAAGCCGCTGGGCGGGGCCGCCACCCGCACCGTGGACGTTCGCATCGTCTCGGCCACCAACAAGGACCTGCGCCAGGCCATCGAAGAAGGCGAGTTCCGCGAGGACCTCTTCTACCGCCTGAACGTTTTGCCCCTGGAGTTGCCGCCGCTGCGCGAACGCGCCGAGGACATCCCCGAACTGCTGGACTACTTCATCCGGCGCGACTGCCTGCGCCTGGGGCTCCCCCCGAAGCGCATCGCCGCTCCGGCGCGCGCCCGGCTCCAGGGATACGCCTGGAAGGGCAACATCCGGGAGATGGAGAACCTGGTGAAGTATATCCTCACCGTGACCGAGGGCGACGTCATCGAAGAGCGCGACCTGCCTGCCCACATCGTGGGGGAGCAGGCTGGCTGTGCGCCGCGCGCCGGGTCAAGGCAGGCCGGGGCCGGGGCGGACACGCCGCAGGATTTCCCGGACGCTCCCGACGTTCCCGGTGCACCGGGCTGCGGACTCGGGCTCTCCGGCATGACCTGGGACCAGCTGGAACGCGCCTACACCCTGGAACTGTTGGAGAAACACAAGTGGAACATCACCAAGGCCGCTTCCAGCGCCGGGGTGAACAGGTCAACGTTCGATTCCCGCCTGAAGAAACTGGGCATCACCAAGGAGTGA
- a CDS encoding DUF6125 family protein, with protein MDADDDTTALAAAALEQIRLMSVHYGLWFSETVHQFGLDAALQAESRAGDLTCDMALKRLSNASNPFANLSKDQLETFLDTFSKLWLGMDGVWFQAVESLEGMDGAKRVNDTCWARFAPLEAVRLKAMLKLPEHGGLDALEEALKWRMNSRVNEVAITRESDSLMFRVLTCRVQAARRRKGLEDYPCKSAGVTEYRGFARHVDARIRTECLACPPDDLAPDEFCSWRFTLEKDQSDGQ; from the coding sequence GTGGACGCTGACGACGACACCACCGCCCTTGCTGCCGCCGCCCTTGAGCAAATCCGCCTCATGTCCGTCCACTACGGCCTCTGGTTCTCGGAGACCGTCCACCAGTTCGGGCTGGACGCCGCGCTCCAGGCCGAAAGCCGCGCTGGCGACCTGACCTGCGACATGGCCTTGAAACGCCTTTCCAACGCGTCAAATCCCTTCGCGAATCTCAGCAAAGATCAGCTTGAAACGTTTCTGGATACGTTCAGCAAACTCTGGCTCGGCATGGACGGAGTGTGGTTCCAGGCCGTGGAATCCCTGGAGGGCATGGACGGGGCCAAACGGGTGAACGACACCTGCTGGGCGCGATTCGCCCCGCTGGAGGCCGTTCGCCTGAAGGCCATGCTGAAGCTCCCTGAACACGGCGGACTTGATGCGCTGGAAGAAGCTCTGAAGTGGCGCATGAACAGCCGCGTGAACGAGGTGGCGATCACTCGTGAATCGGATTCGTTGATGTTCCGGGTGCTCACCTGTCGGGTGCAGGCCGCCCGCCGCCGCAAGGGCCTTGAGGATTATCCTTGCAAATCCGCCGGGGTGACCGAATACCGGGGGTTCGCCCGGCACGTGGACGCGCGCATCCGCACCGAATGTCTGGCCTGTCCGCCGGACGATCTTGCCCCGGACGAGTTCTGTTCCTGGCGCTTCACCCTGGAGAAAGACCAGTCCGACGGACAATGA